The Thermococcus sp. genomic interval CAATGAAGATTTTATCATAGTTAGCTATCTCCCCCGCAACCTCGCGGATTACCTTTGCGTTGCCGTGGATAGCGTCCCTTAAAACTCTTGGCTGTTCGAATATCTCCTTGAGCATGAAGTGCGGGAAGCCGGACTTCTCGGCCATCTCAAGGGTCCAGTTTATCGTCTTGACGTCTTTCTGAACTTCTTCCCCTGTTTCAAGCCTCTTCACGACCCAGGAGTCTTTCGTAACGACGGCATACTCCATGTCGTCGAGGAAGACAACCCTGTTTGTGTACTCAAGAAATGCCGGGACGTCACTGGCCGCGAAGTTCTCCCTATCTCCGATTCCGAGAACGAGGGGGCTCTCGTTCCTGACGAAGTAGAGCCTATCGGGTTCCTCCGTGTAGATTACACCGAGGGCGAAGGAACCTTTAAGCCTGAGAAGAGCTTTCCTGAGGGCTTCTTCAAAGTTCTCGCTCGACTTGAGCTCCTCCTCAATGAGGTGGGCTATAACTTCGGTGTCGGTGTCGCTCTCAAAGGTGTGGCCCTTTTGGAGCAACTCCTTCTTCAGCTCCGCGAAGTTCTCGATTATGCCGTTGTGGACGAGTGCTATCCTTCCTGTGCAGTCCTTCTGGGGGTGAGCGTTGATGTCGTTTGGAACACCGTGGGTCGCCCAGCGGGTGTGGCCGACACCCCTTTTGCCGGGCATGTCAAGGATTTTGAGCCTTTTAACGACTTCATCAACACTTCCGGCACCCTTTTTGATGTAAAGCTTTCCGTTTTCCTCGGTTACAACGCCAACGGAATCGTAACCTCGATACTCGAGCCTTTTCAGGCCTTTAACGATGACTTCACATGCCCTTCTCTCGCCTATGTAGCCTATGATTCCACACATGGGCACCTCACCCGACTTACTCTTTTCCCCGATAAACTCAGGAAGTTAAAAGCTTTCCTAAGAAAGTTGAACCATCAGAAAAGCCTTTATATTCGGTTTTCAATCTTTAACTAGGTGAACCGATGGACAGGAAGCTCGACGAGTTCCTCAGGAACACGAAGCCCAAGGTAAAGTCCAACGAAAAGCCGAAAAGGAAGAAAAAGCGCCTCAAATCAACGAGTCTCGACTACTTTTTACCCGAAGAGCACGTGAACTACTTCAAACAGCTCAGAATCGGTTCCAAGAGGATTAAAAACGCGAAGATAGAGGAGCTATAGTCCCTCCGCGATAATAGCTTTCTCACCGACCTTGAAGACGAAGGCCCTCTTCTCTCCCTTCAGGTTCGTCTCTATGCGCCT includes:
- a CDS encoding PCNA-inhibitor, encoding MDRKLDEFLRNTKPKVKSNEKPKRKKKRLKSTSLDYFLPEEHVNYFKQLRIGSKRIKNAKIEEL